In Spea bombifrons isolate aSpeBom1 chromosome 5, aSpeBom1.2.pri, whole genome shotgun sequence, the sequence aatacacacaaaagaatactactgcaaactttgaaaaaattctggtggtaaaatgtgtgcatgcaaagagttaaaataccagcatttaaaataccctggggtgtctagttttcaaaaatatatggttttgttgggcacactgaaatggtcCGGCTCAAAGATgaaccaaatagggcatgggcagtggattcccaaatgccaaagttcaacaatgaaaaatgcgcatgccccaaatgtggcccttttgcccccaaacagccaggcaaaatcattcatgtgaggtatcgctgtactcaggagatgttgctgaacacatattggggtgttttatgatagtgacatataccagaaccttttaattcatacctgaagtaaaatgtgtgtgaaaaaacaaatgcaaaaaaattactaccataaagtttgacaaaggctgatggtagaattagtgcttggaaagggttaaaatattagcatttggaataccctgggctgtctagttttcaaaaatatatgacttgatggggtaaattgcattggccggcttcaaagatacccgaaatggcacatgggggggaagaattaccagatttggaaaaaatggctttgaaatagcaaaacgctacctgtacttattgccccataatgtgtagaaaaaagcaaaaaaaaaaacatcaaaacattgggtatttctaaactcaggacaaatagtagaatctatttagcaggttttttcattaccttttatagatgagtaaaagatttttcaactaaaagttagaaacagtcatttttttctatatttttttctttttttaatagtaaataatatgatacaatcaaaacaatgtcatctaaagaaagcccttcttgtcctgaaaaaacaatatccaatgtgtgtgggttcagtaaagggaaaagaagaaaattacagctaaacacgaccagcgcagaaatgttaaaacggccattgtcacgaagggtacaaaaagtaaaatcagcctttgtcacgaaggggttaaataacatttttctattatttctatagaattcaCTTTGATccttttataaaactgtatatatttcagcaagtaaataaacatttgcagcttctttttgcaactTATTATCAAGAACACACCTTGATTTACCATGTATGAGTGTAAAAGGTGTACTGACACCTAGTGATAGTGATgagcattgcagccaatcatcccatcatcccaataTGTTGTTTAGTACGTCCCCTTTAGGGGACCTTGGAGCCAAGAATGTACTTCGCACATACTGTATAAATGGCATGGATTTGGGATCTCTGACTACTATTGAAGTTAGATTCCCACTATGCTAAATTTGAAGGACAAATATGGAGTCTGAAAAAGGTGATGCATCATTTGTAATATTTGCTCTATACCTtacaaaatagatgaaaaaccaaGGCACGTAAGGTGGTTTCCAAGTAGGGACTAGTGAATGAATATATGTCGGGTTAGGGTATTTTTCGCCTTTCCTGTGTGTTATGTGGAAATGATGTAAGAGTGGTACCCCCAACTTACTGAGGTTGAGGGCAGAAGAAATTATAGGAGACTGACGAGGCTTTCATTTTCAAAAGGATGAAAAAGCTATGCTAGAGGGAATAAACATTTATCATATTCTGTGCCCAGAAGCACAAAAGTAACAGTAACAAGGAGTGCAAGTGTTTTTATGCTGAAATGAATGAACTTCAAATAGAATATCAGTACTTCACCTGGTCGCAAAATACGACATCGAATCTCTCGCCACtaagaaatattatatacaaagcCAGGAATATCATCCGAACATAGGCACACAGGGCATGACATCTACCAAAAAGGCTCCGGGGAAGCCAGTCTCCACAACACCGAATAGGAATACCGGAATCCTTAGTTTCGGAAAAACAGTGGTTGGGATCGTAATGGGTAGTCCACACTTGAACGTGACAACCGCGAGACTTAAGCGCTAGAGCTGCATCCACAACCAGCCTCTCTGCTCCTCCGATTCCGAGATCCGGGTGCACAAACAACACCAAAGGCTCCATACTGCCGGGCGCTGCGACTGCCTAACGCTGTAATGAAAGACTTTCAGATCTTACGCCACAACTCCTTTGCGCGGCCTAAAACCTTCGGGCATATAGACCTTTGTAAAATGACGACATCATATGCACAATATGATCAAACACTGATGACGTTTCTAGTAAAGGAGAACAATCACGCGATTAGAAGCGTCCGCGGCCTTTTTTGCAGCCAAATCAAGCTTTACATTTGTACGTTTGGTACTCAACATTCGTTTTACTTATCGCATTTTCTTCGCACTTATTATCTGTTGCCAGCAGTGTGCTTAATTTCTGACGAAACAAGACAACAAGCCTGTAAGCGCTAGACACATcagcacatacatatatttagctGCCTTCTGCATTTGCCTGTCTTTTTCATgctctatttttaaaaaaaacccaccaccGAACCTGTTGGTGGCGCTTTGCACAGTGTACAGGCAGTTTCTGGTTAACCCACTGACGTGTCCTATAGTTACAGTAGGAAAGGACCCCGTGTAGAGGAAAAGGAAGTCATGAATAGCAAGAGCTGTGATTGGAGAGTAAGGTTGATGACGTGTTTTCACGGTCTTCGGTTCGCCGTAACGCCGTCTGCTTTCCTTTTTCCACTCAGATTGTCGCGGTAGGTTAACGAAGGCAGAGGTTCATCTTCAACTAAGAAAATGGTAAGTCGCTGATTCCACGTTAGCGCTTTCTTATTAATAATGGGTGTATGTCGGAAAACACACTTCGGcttatattgtttaataagtAATTTAGAGTGTTTGCTTAATAGAACAATACCCAATGTATTTCTTTCGGAAATGGGGATTTCTCTTTGCCTATACAGAGTTTTATCAAATAACTCACTAAGGAAACGGCAAAATATACTTCCCGTGCTTAATAGTACGTATTTCGAATTTTGTTGTACACGTGGCTGTTTTATATTGGGTTTTCTGTGTAACGTTTCAATTAAAGTGGAGGCTAGTTGCAAGGGGTTCAACATATTAACTTGATATCATTTTAGTTAAATATCCTGTATATAGTACTGTAAGTGAATTTGGAGTTCTATTATATTATGCATATTACATTTGTCTGCAGATTTTATGTCATATTATGGATGCTCAAGTACTACCTACCTGTACTTTAAGTAGCTGATATTACAAGACTATATTGCGTCAGAATTCAAGATTCTCATTcactttatcttttatttatgtagtgcCGGCAATGTACACAGCGCTTTACAATAAGACAACCCGATgcattaggtagagagggccAGCTCGCAAGCTTACGCTCTTTAGGGATGTACTAATTTGTGCAAAAGCTGTTTAAAACTTTAAGTTTTAGTCCAGTTTTCATTGATTTCACCCAGCATTAAAACCAAAAGTACGTATTGAGTATTTCGGGTAGAAAATGAAAGCCATAAATGCACAATATTTAGGACAACTAGTTTAGCTGCACATCTGCATTTGATAGCTCTTTGTCCATACTTGTGCATTTAAGTATTATTAAAAGTAAAGCACTTTGCGGTATACAGATTATCCTTAAATTGTATATGCCTTGGCTTCATCCAACCTTTTTTGTTTGGATGGGGTCATTATATAAATTACTTGAAATGGTCAGGTGTTCAACCTGCTTCTCGTTTCAAATTATTCACTTGGCGTTCTGTAATGTGGTTAATTTGAAAGTATGTTAAAGGCATCAGTAAAAATGGATTCTATATGACTGTAATAAATTTGTTGAGCTTACAGCGCGCTAAATATATCTTGTCATAGTTATGAATTTTTGTTTTCGGTATTCCATTTTAGCCTGGTCCTGCAGCAAGCGCTACCAATGTTGGTGCATCCAGTCGATCCCCAAGTAAAGCAGTAGCACCAAGGTCTGCAGGGTCTACAGTAAGGCAAAGGTATGCTAGAAGTACATTTAGTATGGTCAGATGAAAATTTTCCCTTGCATATCTGTGATGATACATCCTTGGGAAGAAGCTGCTCCAGGTATCCATATCGTTACAATAtcattaaaattagttttatttatacaatatatgtatgcTTGATAAAGACTTTAGCCGGCAAGGGAAGCAGATTGCTCCTCTGGCTAACTTTTGGGCCACTTTTACCAACTGTGTGGCAaatgatgaaaaaatatttatcagtcAGAGTGGTTCATAAGCATTGTGCAGCGCTGCATAATATGATAGCCCTATATAATAAGGATGCAGTAAAGGGAACTACCttcatattatttgtatgttatGTCTGAATTTTTGCATGTATGTTGTAGTTAcatctaatatttgtttttaaagaaaaactgcaAGTAGCAGTACAAGGAGTGCAGGGCGTACTACATCAGCAGGTACGGGAGGCATGTGGCGGTTTTACACTGAAGATTCACCGGGACTTAAAGTGTAAGTTTCTGAACTCCTGCAGTTACCGGCTTGGTCATATTTCTATGAATTCCTACAGCTGTATTATTTAATTGAGGTCTTATTTAGTTGTGAAAATACTTCTCCACTATTCTATGAAGAGTTTGGTGGCTCACTTTAGTGTATATGAACGTTCGTTGCAGcattaaaaaatttattttcaagGCTAACACTTTCAGAGGTGACTTTCAAGGTGCCTTgaaagaaaatctaaaaatacaaataattacatataaCTTGCTATTGAGAGTCCTTAGtatttatataagaaaaatcTTTTAGAAAGTTGGCAATAACATTACCATCTGGTTTGATTTAACTGTCTGTTACTGAATTATTTTGTGGTTGTTAGGcttgtaactatgtaataagTCTAATTCAGTAACCATAGATAAACCAGTCAGTAGTAGGTGACAGACAATCTCTTCACttctttttaatgcataatgaattcaattttGTGTGGACCCCTTTGCCTTTTACTGCATGCATATGGTTCCAGTAGATGCTTCCAGGGAAAATGTTTAATCAGACGTCCAAGAAGGAAGGATCACTCAATGGTACTTggtattaacattttttaactttcatAATAACAATCTGTATTTGTTCTCTTCGTTCGCAGTGGACCAGTTCCTGTTTTGGTGATGAGTCTTCTCTTCATTGCATCTGTCTTCATGCTGCATATCTGGGGCAAATACACACGTTCATAGAATACTTCCTATTTCTGAAAATCACCATTGATAATGGACCAAACATTTGCAAATTTGCCCCTCCTGGGACTGAAGTTTAAAACTGAGAAATCAGTAGGAACAAATGCTTTTATGTGTCTATGgtggtttaatatatattaacatgacTCCTTGTATTTTGTATAACAGTAAAACATCTATACTGTTAGGGATCATGTTGTTTATAGTCTTGgactatacaaaataaaaatcttgatttttaattattatattcaaGCTACATTTTGAACAATGTCTTATGCTCAAAAGTGCTGATAATGTTCCTCAATCCTCGTTATTTGCCTGTCGTCTCTACAAACCTTTGTGAcgctgaatcttttttttttatttttttttttttaaacatgttttgaaAGTGTGAAACACACCTGTCGCTTTCCCCAGAAAACCTATATTTTATAGTTCAACATTCTAAATAAAGTTATGTAACTCTTAATATGGCTTGCAAGTGCACCCTTACTCCAATCCCAGCCACTATCCTTAACACCAGTTCTTCACACAAGGTGGAGAGTAGCAAGTATTTTCCTATATTTGATGCATAACCACAAAAAGCACCTTCTGCATATCTGTAGCTGTGCTTTGCAATTTCCGTTCGTGTAATTGTGGTATGTAATAGTTCGCCCATTTCTGGAAATCAAATGGTGGAAGTGCCTCATCCTTTACTCTTCTCTTATTGTAATGAGCCACCGTAGATATAGGCCCAGTTTAATACAAGAAATGCTTACTTGTGTGAAAGAAAATCTGTTACACTAATACATTACCATTGTTACTGTATTATAAAACCAAAGAAAGATGGAGACAACACACTGCTGTAAATAGTTAATGTTATGTGTATAAATGAAACAGAATTTGTAGGGGAGTGGAACATTCCAAATCCCTAAGGAACGCATggggttaataaataacacactCTACATATCTCCTTACCTCCTAAGTTCTTGTGATACGGTTGATGGTATCCATCCAGTTATACTTTAAGTAAAAATCACTGGCCACACCTTTGGCAATTAACTGTTGAGGGGTCATCTCTCCTTTTTAGATACACCCTTAaaatttggtgctattttaaagaaatttacagtggaatagtaaaacacagtattttatctaatgaacagggaTACATGTATTAACacttggtatctattatgcagttagcatatgttacatacagagatatgggaaaaaaaacaaaagccattTTAAGGTTCCCCCCTTAATACATAATGCTAGTAATAATagatatgccacccccccccacacttttatatgctactctgcctccccagacttaccaatgcatccccaggcTTTTCTCCATGCACCAGacttcctggtgtctagtgggtgcagccggtggaagtgccggcagcagtgggggttgtctgcatcatgcagacatccaccggctgccagagaggaggatccaggcccCCTGCGGCAGgaatctggatcctaaccctgctgcttacccgcaGCAACGttaaatgcaaaagaaaaacctACCCAGCACCCGGAGCTGCGTGTCCTGGGCATCGGGCGATACgaactgcgcatccctgcgctagaCCCCGATTTAAAAATGTGCGGCCTgtaatcgggccaatacggtatatctccaTGTCCTCATCTTTATTCTAGGgaataataaaaatccattctgCACTATATGTCAGATAATTCTATAAAGACCACTGGTTGAACAATAGTTTGTACGTGTAATTCCGTGTGCTAGCAGTATTTAGAGGATCCTACATTCAACTCAATGGTACACACTGAAATAAATGGGGAATGCAATGCATCCTCTTACCATTTGGGACGGCTGGTGGACAGGAGtttacaccaatcagccatagcattatgaccactgacacgCGAAGTGAATAATACTTTTGTCCTCtaatttgatgtgttagaagcaggataaatgggcaaattgtgatggctataCGACTGGTTgaaagcatctccaaaactaccACTCTTTTGGGGGAGTTcatggtctgcagtggtcagtacatatcaaaagtggtccaaggaaggagaAGCTGCGAACCGGTGACCGGTTCatcggcagccaaggctcattgatggaTGTGGGGAGGCGCAGGATGGGTGTCAAATCCAACAAGCTACTGTAgtttaaaaagttaatgctggttctgatagaaaagtGTCAGAACACAAAGTGCATCACAGTTCGTTGCGGATTGGGCTGCATAGCCAgagaccagtcagggtgtccACTCCTGAAAGCaactacaatgggcacatgagcataaaaactcgGCCATGGAGCaatagaagaaggtggcctaaactgatgaatcatgttttccttTACATCACGTTGATAGCTGAGTGTGCATTGCTTACCTggacacatggcaccaggatgcatccatggaggttGTAAGCAGCACggctgaacaatgacccaatttatgctCAGCAACATCTACTGATTATAGTTGTAACGGGTTCGCCAAGacagctgtagtaactcccagagatcacccagatgtatcctcctgttgcccccggaatcacttccagcaccagtcagcatgtgcaccttggaaccctgctatgtgtacccaataagtagacacaactaccttgaattgagtacagcaggaatgaacagtttattgttgtaaaacaacatatatccacagaacttcattaacataaattaacattggtTAATAGgtgcatgtagacaacccaacatTTAATCCCCTgacagcaatcctattgatgggattaattaaacaatggagttcctacctgtgcttTCTTTGTTTGatagccaggctggagccatctctgagtaccttggggccctgtacgacaggtcattctgtcacaatagtcataccccacatacatatttgtTTATGTTCCAGAGGGCAACATTGATGCTTTACGTATTACCCTATATTATCAATTTTttgcgccatcaaattccgtagtgccgtacaatgggtagacaggacataacaagtagtacgtaacaaaacaaattgatttaaagagaacagatgaggagggccctgctcaaatgagcttacaatttagAGGGTCTTTAAAACATGAAGTTGAGAAGAGATAGTCACACAATTTCAATATCAAAAGAGTATGGAATTAGGTTTTTCGATTGAGAGgtcaatataatacatatataaacaaatttgGGATATCATGAAAACTTTACCTAgatctgtaatttttttaaatttgcaataaaaaaaaataacaaaaaatccctcaaaaatgttgaggagccaactcataaggaggccatattagaTTCAGTGTTCACAAATGGGAGATTTGTTGACGGACACTACTGTAGGttaaagtttgggatctagtgatcatcagtctctGTGGTTTAATCCCTTAACGTTCAATGATGGGCCAGGCACGTCACACAAAAACGGTCAGGTAACGACCAATGATGTccctggcacgtcatttcattaaacattctgagaaagtgatctacaatcactttcttcgcttaaactgtgttgaggcattcagcaacaccgagctCGGCATCAGGAGCCATTTGTGGCCCCTCCCCGACAGCCAATGTCCGCCATACACTATATGCcctttttaaaagagtttaggaggcgatcaatgatCTCCCACCCTAGGATGCGCCACAACCGCCACTTTGCCACTCGGAAGATGGCGGCATGTCCTAAAAATAAAGTCATTGTGAAAGTTTGCCAGAACCTCTTAAGAACTCTGGctccttgcaggttgaatacaggtactgcattcaaccatgcaagtcaatcgAGCTGAGCTTTCTAATgccaatgtgattagtaaaataattaaaaaataattttaaaaaatatggaaaaaatcagaggaaccatccagttccagaaaaatataaaaataaagtccaaaaagaataaaataaaaaaagaaagtttattattatgagcaagtgctaaaattagcgctgtctCTTCCCAAGactcttgacatggaaagagttaaaataaaagcatttcaaatacccaaggagtgtctaatttctaaaaaaattaatggtttgatggggtaaattggagtgacCAGGTTGAAAGAtaaggcataggcacagactgaccaaaataggaaaaaagcgcacttcccaaatatggccttttagcccccaaacaccagacaaacccacgcatatggggtatcactgtaatcaaaagatgttgctgaacacatattggggtgttgtaccagtgagctgtaaattcacacctaaaATTTGTGTGACAAAAAAATCACTatcacaaattttgacaaaggctggtagtaaaattggtgcatggaaagggttaaaatactaccatttgaaataccctgaggtgtccagttttcaaaaacatatagtttgatggggcttcgaagatggccctattaggacaaGGGgtcagtaggaccagatgtcaaagttccaagttaaaaatgcacacttcctaaatgtggcattttacctcccaaacaacctgacaaacccatgcatggggggtatcactgatactcaaaagatgttgctgaacacatattggggtgttgtttgacagtggtatataccaggagctgtaaatccatacctgaagtgcatttttttgtgataaaaacacaaaataaatcactaacacaaagtttgacaaagggtggtaatagaattagtgcatggaaaggattaaaataccagtatttgaaataccttggggtgcctagttttcaaaaatatatggtttgatggggtaa encodes:
- the SEC61B gene encoding protein transport protein Sec61 subunit beta; this translates as MPGPAASATNVGASSRSPSKAVAPRSAGSTVRQRKTASSSTRSAGRTTSAGTGGMWRFYTEDSPGLKVGPVPVLVMSLLFIASVFMLHIWGKYTRS